Proteins from a genomic interval of Streptomyces sp. NBC_01445:
- the miaB gene encoding tRNA (N6-isopentenyl adenosine(37)-C2)-methylthiotransferase MiaB, producing the protein MSAKTYEVRTYGCQMNVHDSERLSGLLEDAGYVRAPEGADGDADVVVFNTCAVRENADNRLYGNLGRLAPMKTKRPGMQIAVGGCLAQKDRDTIVQRAPWVDVVFGTHNIGKLPVLLERARVQEEAQVEIAESLEAFPSTLPTRRESAYAAWVSISVGCNNTCTFCIVPALRGKEKDRRTGDILAEIEALVGEGVSEITLLGQNVNAYGSDIGDREAFSKLLRACGKIEGLERVRFTSPHPRDFTDDVIAAMAETPNVMPQLHMPMQSGSDTVLKSMRRSYRQERYLGIIEKVRAAIPHAAISTDIIVGFPGETEEDFEQTMHAVREARFANAFTFQYSKRPGTPAATMEGQIPKEVVQERYMRLVELQEEISWDENKKQVGRTLELMVAEGEGRKDGATHRLSGRAPDNRLVHFTKPDAEVRPGDVVTVEITYAAPHHLLAEGDVLDVRRTRAGDAWEKRNAEPQQKQGVMLGLPSVGVPAPLPAATGGCAVN; encoded by the coding sequence ATGAGCGCGAAGACCTACGAGGTGCGCACCTACGGGTGCCAGATGAATGTCCACGACTCCGAGCGGCTCTCCGGCCTCCTTGAGGACGCCGGATACGTCCGTGCGCCCGAGGGCGCCGACGGTGATGCCGATGTCGTCGTCTTCAACACGTGCGCCGTCCGCGAGAACGCGGACAACAGGCTGTACGGCAATCTCGGTCGCCTGGCGCCGATGAAGACGAAGCGGCCCGGCATGCAGATCGCCGTCGGCGGCTGCCTCGCGCAGAAGGACCGCGACACCATCGTGCAGCGGGCCCCGTGGGTGGATGTCGTCTTCGGCACGCACAACATCGGCAAGCTGCCGGTCCTCCTGGAGCGTGCCCGCGTCCAGGAGGAGGCGCAGGTCGAGATCGCCGAGTCCCTGGAGGCGTTCCCCTCGACGCTGCCCACGCGCCGCGAGAGCGCCTACGCGGCCTGGGTCTCCATCTCCGTAGGCTGCAACAACACCTGCACCTTCTGCATCGTGCCCGCCCTGCGCGGCAAGGAGAAGGACCGCAGGACGGGCGACATCCTCGCCGAGATCGAGGCGCTCGTCGGCGAGGGCGTCAGCGAGATCACGCTGCTCGGCCAGAACGTGAACGCGTACGGCTCGGACATCGGCGACCGCGAGGCCTTCAGCAAGCTTCTGCGCGCCTGCGGGAAGATCGAGGGCCTGGAGCGGGTGCGCTTCACCTCCCCGCACCCGCGCGACTTCACGGACGACGTGATCGCGGCCATGGCCGAGACGCCGAACGTGATGCCGCAGCTGCACATGCCGATGCAGTCCGGCTCGGACACCGTCCTGAAGTCGATGCGCCGGTCCTACCGGCAGGAACGCTACCTCGGGATCATCGAGAAGGTGCGCGCCGCGATCCCGCACGCCGCCATCTCCACGGACATCATCGTGGGCTTCCCCGGCGAGACCGAGGAGGACTTCGAGCAGACCATGCACGCGGTCCGCGAGGCCCGCTTCGCGAATGCCTTCACCTTCCAGTACTCCAAGCGCCCCGGGACCCCGGCGGCGACCATGGAGGGCCAGATCCCCAAGGAGGTCGTCCAGGAGCGCTACATGCGCCTGGTCGAGCTCCAGGAGGAGATCTCCTGGGACGAGAACAAGAAGCAGGTCGGCCGCACCCTGGAGCTGATGGTCGCCGAGGGCGAGGGCCGCAAGGACGGCGCCACGCACCGCCTGTCCGGCCGCGCCCCCGACAACCGCCTGGTGCACTTCACCAAGCCGGACGCCGAGGTGCGACCCGGTGACGTCGTCACTGTCGAGATCACGTACGCGGCCCCGCACCACCTGCTCGCCGAGGGCGACGTCCTCGACGTGCGCCGCACGCGCGCGGGTGACGCCTGGGAGAAGCGGAACGCGGAGCCCCAGCAGAAACAGGGCGTCATGCTGGGCCTGCCCTCGGTGGGCGTCCCGGCCCCGCTGCCGGCGGCCACGGGCGGCTGCGCCGTCAACTGA
- a CDS encoding TAXI family TRAP transporter solute-binding subunit, with translation MHKALPRVSRRRALEGSAAALVVLGLLLWWLLPLDDRAPGGSVTFSTGQRTGVYETYGNLLKTALGHDLPDLDVRLTNSEGSQENVERVATGKADFTIAAADAVEKYKLQGGAGGDRLRGCARLYDDYVQLVVPRSSSIRSVQDLRGRKVAVGGKGSGVRLIAERVAKAAGLDLERDMKPVPTGIDGMPQALKDGDIDAFFWSGGLPTNHVRKLSENYPIRLVELGNLVDALHKQGGASRYYRAAVMPADAYPDAQQGVSVPTLAVANLLVTTDRADPRLTEALTRTVIDSRDHIGTQVHAAQLVDLRTALYTDPLALHEGARRYYRSVKP, from the coding sequence ATGCACAAGGCCCTCCCCCGTGTCAGCAGGCGCCGAGCCCTGGAGGGCTCGGCCGCCGCCCTCGTCGTCCTCGGGCTGCTCCTGTGGTGGCTGCTGCCGCTGGACGACAGGGCACCGGGGGGCAGCGTGACGTTCAGTACGGGCCAGCGGACCGGGGTGTACGAGACCTACGGCAACCTCCTCAAGACCGCGCTCGGCCACGACCTGCCGGACCTCGATGTGCGCCTGACGAACAGCGAGGGGTCCCAGGAGAACGTCGAACGGGTCGCCACGGGGAAGGCCGATTTCACGATCGCGGCCGCCGACGCCGTGGAGAAGTACAAGCTTCAGGGCGGCGCCGGAGGGGACCGGCTGCGCGGCTGTGCCCGCCTGTACGACGACTACGTGCAGCTGGTCGTGCCCCGCTCGTCGTCGATCAGGTCGGTCCAGGATCTGCGCGGCCGCAAGGTCGCCGTGGGCGGCAAGGGCTCCGGGGTCCGGCTCATCGCGGAGCGCGTGGCCAAGGCAGCCGGGCTCGACCTGGAGAGGGACATGAAGCCCGTCCCCACAGGGATCGACGGCATGCCCCAGGCGCTCAAGGACGGCGACATCGACGCCTTCTTCTGGTCGGGCGGCCTGCCGACGAACCATGTGCGCAAGCTGTCCGAGAACTACCCCATCCGTCTCGTCGAGCTCGGCAACCTCGTCGACGCGCTGCACAAGCAGGGCGGCGCGTCCCGTTACTACCGGGCCGCCGTGATGCCCGCCGACGCCTATCCGGACGCGCAGCAGGGTGTCTCGGTGCCCACGCTGGCCGTGGCTAATCTGCTGGTGACCACGGACCGTGCCGACCCCCGCCTGACGGAGGCGCTGACGCGCACGGTGATAGACAGCCGCGACCACATCGGCACACAGGTGCACGCGGCGCAGCTCGTGGACCTGCGGACGGCGCTCTACACGGATCCGCTGGCGCTGCACGAGGGCGCCCGCCGCTACTACCGCTCGGTGAAGCCGTAG
- a CDS encoding HAMP domain-containing sensor histidine kinase: MRARLLPLLIVLMAGVLLALGFPLAASVAAAQQQKVVVDRIDDTARFAALAQFVTKRSTGSRVRVTDERQQTLQNELTRYYEVYGIRAGVFYRNSDPMGRAPDDWQLPRDGAVREAFDEALFSRGSHDPQQVWPWRRGRLVVASPVISDGDVVAVVVTDSPTGKMRSKTLQGWLLIAAGEVAAMLLAVGAALRLTGWVLRPVRVLDATTHDIATGRLKSRVASAGGPPELQRLARSFNEMADNVEDVLEQQRAFVADASHQLRNPLAALLLRIELLAFEMPEGNEEIASVRTEGKRLASVLDDLLDLALAEHTEADLRLTDIGELVTERVGAWRPVADEKGVRLTGDCPAVTGWADPVTLSSALDAVIDNALKFTPSGEEVRVCVARNGESTEIVVADRGPGLREDELARIGDRFWRSTGHQNVKGSGLGLSISRALLAAGGGSITYAPHEPHGLCVTVAVPRTHREG; the protein is encoded by the coding sequence GTGCGCGCTCGCCTCCTCCCGCTGCTCATCGTCCTGATGGCGGGCGTGCTGCTCGCGCTCGGCTTCCCGCTCGCCGCGAGCGTGGCGGCCGCCCAGCAGCAGAAGGTCGTCGTCGACCGCATCGACGACACGGCACGCTTTGCCGCGCTGGCCCAGTTCGTCACCAAGCGCTCGACGGGCTCCCGCGTACGTGTCACGGACGAGCGCCAGCAGACCCTGCAGAACGAACTCACGCGCTACTACGAGGTGTACGGGATCCGCGCGGGCGTCTTCTACCGCAACAGTGACCCCATGGGGCGCGCCCCGGACGACTGGCAGCTGCCCCGCGACGGAGCCGTGCGCGAGGCCTTCGACGAGGCCCTGTTCTCGCGCGGCAGCCACGACCCGCAGCAGGTGTGGCCCTGGAGGCGCGGCCGGCTCGTCGTCGCGTCACCGGTCATCAGCGACGGCGATGTCGTCGCGGTCGTCGTCACCGACTCACCCACCGGCAAGATGCGCTCCAAGACTCTTCAGGGGTGGCTGCTCATCGCGGCGGGCGAGGTGGCGGCGATGCTTCTGGCCGTAGGCGCGGCCCTGCGGCTGACGGGCTGGGTCCTGCGGCCCGTGCGCGTCCTCGACGCGACCACCCACGACATCGCCACCGGCCGCCTGAAGTCGCGCGTCGCCTCGGCCGGCGGACCGCCGGAACTCCAGCGTCTGGCCCGGTCGTTCAACGAGATGGCCGACAACGTCGAGGACGTCCTGGAGCAGCAGCGCGCCTTCGTCGCCGACGCCTCGCACCAACTGCGCAATCCGCTCGCCGCCCTGCTCCTGCGCATCGAACTCCTGGCCTTCGAAATGCCCGAGGGGAACGAGGAGATCGCCTCCGTGCGCACGGAGGGCAAGCGGCTCGCCTCGGTCCTCGACGACCTGCTCGACCTGGCCCTCGCCGAGCACACCGAGGCGGATCTGCGGCTCACGGACATCGGCGAGCTGGTGACCGAACGCGTGGGCGCCTGGCGGCCGGTCGCCGACGAAAAGGGGGTGCGGCTGACCGGGGACTGCCCCGCGGTCACCGGGTGGGCGGACCCCGTGACGCTGTCGAGCGCCCTGGACGCGGTGATCGACAACGCCCTGAAGTTCACCCCCTCCGGCGAGGAGGTACGGGTCTGCGTCGCCCGTAACGGAGAGTCCACCGAGATCGTGGTCGCGGACCGGGGGCCGGGCCTGCGCGAGGACGAACTCGCGCGGATCGGCGACCGGTTCTGGCGCAGCACCGGCCATCAGAACGTCAAGGGATCGGGCCTCGGCCTGTCCATCTCGCGGGCGCTGCTCGCGGCGGGCGGCGGCTCCATCACGTACGCCCCTCACGAGCCCCACGGGCTGTGCGTGACGGTGGCGGTGCCCCGGACCCACCGGGAAGGCTGA
- a CDS encoding response regulator transcription factor has protein sequence MRLLLVEDDDHVAAALSAVLARHGFEVAHARSGEEALRALVPEADAFGVVLLDLGLPDQDGYEVCGKIRKRTSTPVIMVTARADVRSRIHGLNLGADDYVVKPYDTGELLARIHAVSRRSVPDESSAPAEDGLRLGSVHIELPTRQVSVDGSVVQLTRKEFDLLALLAQRPGVVFRREQIISEVWRTSWEGTGRTLEVHVASLRSKLRMPALIETVRGVGYRLVAPAA, from the coding sequence ATGAGACTGCTTCTCGTCGAGGACGACGACCATGTCGCCGCTGCTCTGTCGGCGGTCCTCGCCCGGCACGGCTTCGAAGTGGCGCATGCCCGCAGCGGCGAGGAAGCCCTCCGGGCGCTCGTCCCCGAGGCGGACGCCTTCGGAGTCGTACTCCTCGATCTCGGCCTGCCCGACCAGGACGGCTACGAGGTGTGCGGCAAGATCCGCAAGCGCACGTCGACACCCGTGATCATGGTGACCGCGCGCGCGGACGTACGCTCCCGCATCCACGGCCTCAACCTCGGTGCCGACGACTACGTGGTCAAGCCGTACGACACCGGGGAGCTGCTCGCCCGGATCCACGCGGTCAGCCGGCGCAGTGTGCCGGACGAGTCCTCCGCGCCGGCCGAGGACGGACTGCGGCTCGGGTCCGTGCACATCGAACTGCCCACCCGCCAGGTCAGCGTGGACGGTTCGGTTGTCCAACTGACCCGCAAGGAGTTCGACCTCCTGGCGCTTCTCGCGCAGCGCCCCGGGGTGGTGTTCCGCCGGGAACAGATCATCAGCGAGGTCTGGCGCACCAGTTGGGAGGGGACGGGCCGCACGCTGGAGGTGCATGTCGCGTCCCTGCGCTCCAAGCTGCGCATGCCCGCCCTCATCGAGACCGTGCGCGGCGTCGGGTACCGGCTCGTCGCGCCGGCCGCCTAG
- a CDS encoding amino acid ABC transporter ATP-binding protein: MTDVSVTKDAIPAADELVVLNQVNKHFGALHVLQDIDLTIARGEVVVVIGPSGSGKSTLCRTINRLETVDTGDITIDGKPLPQEGKELARLRADVGMVFQSFNLFAHKTVLENVMLGQIKVRRTDKKAAEAKARTLLDRVGVGTQADKYPAQLSGGQQQRVAIARALAMDPKIMLFDEPTSALDPEMINEVLEVMQQLARDGMTMIVVTHEMGFARSAANRVVFMADGRIVEEATPDQFFSNPRSDRAKDFLSKILHH; the protein is encoded by the coding sequence ATGACCGATGTATCGGTGACCAAGGACGCCATTCCCGCGGCCGACGAGCTGGTCGTGCTGAACCAAGTCAACAAGCACTTCGGCGCGCTGCACGTGCTCCAGGACATCGACCTGACCATCGCGCGTGGTGAGGTCGTCGTCGTCATCGGACCCTCGGGCTCCGGCAAGTCGACGCTGTGCCGCACGATCAACCGCCTGGAGACCGTCGACACGGGTGACATCACGATCGACGGCAAGCCGCTGCCCCAGGAGGGCAAGGAGCTGGCCCGCCTCCGCGCGGACGTGGGCATGGTCTTCCAGTCCTTCAACCTCTTCGCGCACAAGACCGTGCTCGAGAACGTGATGCTGGGGCAGATCAAGGTCCGCAGGACGGACAAGAAGGCGGCCGAGGCCAAGGCGCGCACCCTGCTCGACCGGGTGGGCGTGGGCACGCAGGCGGACAAGTACCCCGCACAGCTCTCCGGCGGGCAGCAGCAACGCGTCGCGATCGCACGGGCGTTGGCGATGGACCCCAAGATCATGCTCTTCGACGAGCCGACGTCGGCCCTCGACCCGGAGATGATCAACGAGGTCCTGGAGGTCATGCAGCAGCTCGCCCGTGACGGCATGACGATGATCGTCGTCACCCACGAGATGGGCTTCGCGCGCTCGGCGGCCAACCGCGTGGTCTTCATGGCGGACGGACGGATCGTCGAAGAGGCCACACCCGACCAGTTCTTCAGCAACCCGCGCAGCGACCGGGCCAAGGACTTCCTGTCGAAGATCCTGCACCACTGA
- a CDS encoding glutamate ABC transporter substrate-binding protein produces the protein MKLRKSAAAAATVAVLALTATACGGDSGNAGDKPAGGAGGKDQPKLPTYTVASGVKLDSATLKRAQKAGKLVIGAKNDQPYLGFQDTDGKRSGFDIEIAKMVAADLGFKPSQIEFKTIDSNVRETTISKGEVDLYVGTYTINDERKKQVGFAGPYFMAGADLLVRGDEKGITGPDSVKGKTVCSIKGSTPLQEIKKPKYGAKTVELSKYSECVQQLLNNEVDAVTTDDAILKGYAAQRPGKLKVVGKPFTEEPYGVGMNKDDKALREAVSKAIEAHEKNGDYKKAYDATLGLSKSAYTAPPALERY, from the coding sequence ATGAAGCTCCGCAAGTCCGCCGCGGCGGCGGCCACTGTCGCCGTGCTCGCCCTCACCGCCACCGCGTGTGGCGGCGACTCCGGCAACGCCGGTGACAAGCCCGCCGGCGGCGCCGGCGGCAAGGACCAGCCGAAGCTGCCCACGTACACGGTCGCCTCGGGCGTGAAGCTGGACTCCGCGACGCTGAAGCGGGCGCAGAAGGCCGGCAAGCTCGTCATCGGCGCCAAGAACGACCAGCCGTACCTGGGCTTCCAGGACACCGACGGCAAGCGCTCGGGCTTCGACATCGAGATCGCCAAGATGGTCGCCGCCGACCTCGGCTTCAAGCCGTCGCAGATCGAGTTCAAGACGATCGACTCGAACGTCCGTGAGACGACCATCTCCAAGGGCGAGGTCGACCTCTACGTAGGCACCTACACGATCAACGACGAGCGCAAGAAGCAGGTCGGTTTCGCCGGCCCGTACTTCATGGCCGGCGCCGACCTCCTCGTCCGCGGCGACGAGAAGGGCATCACTGGCCCGGACTCCGTCAAGGGCAAGACGGTCTGCTCCATCAAGGGCTCGACCCCGCTCCAGGAGATCAAGAAGCCCAAGTACGGTGCCAAGACCGTCGAGCTCTCCAAGTACTCCGAGTGCGTGCAGCAGCTGCTCAACAACGAGGTCGACGCCGTCACCACCGACGACGCGATCCTCAAGGGCTACGCCGCACAGCGCCCCGGCAAGCTGAAGGTCGTCGGCAAGCCGTTCACCGAGGAGCCGTACGGCGTCGGTATGAACAAGGACGACAAGGCGCTGCGCGAGGCGGTCTCGAAGGCCATCGAGGCCCACGAGAAGAACGGCGACTACAAGAAGGCGTACGACGCGACGCTCGGCCTGTCCAAGTCCGCGTACACCGCGCCGCCGGCGCTCGAGCGCTACTGA
- a CDS encoding amino acid ABC transporter permease, producing the protein MNVLLDHLAEFREGFIGTVLLTLASGLLAMVLGVIIAGFRVSPVPPLRFFGTAWVTLFRNTPLTLLFLVAWFVVPVIFMPGLSPWAKALMALSFYTSAFVCEAVRSGISTVPLGQAEAARSIGMTFFQTLRLIILPQATRTVLPPLSSIFIALTKNSAIAGAFSVTELFGVQKLLSDQGFAIAWIFLWVALGYLVITFTISGLFRLLERRMGVAR; encoded by the coding sequence GTGAACGTATTGCTCGACCATCTCGCGGAATTCCGCGAGGGGTTCATAGGCACCGTCCTGCTGACCCTGGCCAGCGGGCTCCTCGCGATGGTCCTGGGTGTCATCATCGCCGGGTTCCGTGTCTCACCCGTACCCCCGCTGCGCTTCTTCGGCACCGCCTGGGTCACGCTCTTCAGGAACACCCCGCTGACCCTGCTCTTCCTTGTGGCGTGGTTCGTCGTTCCGGTCATCTTCATGCCGGGCCTCAGCCCGTGGGCCAAGGCCCTCATGGCGCTGAGCTTCTACACCTCGGCGTTCGTGTGCGAGGCCGTCCGGTCCGGCATCAGCACGGTGCCGCTGGGACAGGCCGAGGCCGCCCGGTCCATCGGGATGACCTTCTTCCAGACGCTGCGTCTGATCATCCTTCCGCAGGCCACCCGGACCGTCCTGCCGCCGCTCAGCTCGATCTTCATCGCGCTGACGAAGAACTCGGCGATCGCGGGCGCGTTCAGCGTCACCGAGCTGTTCGGCGTGCAGAAGCTGCTCAGCGACCAGGGCTTCGCCATCGCCTGGATCTTCCTCTGGGTGGCTCTCGGCTACCTGGTCATCACCTTCACCATCAGCGGTCTCTTCCGGCTGCTCGAGCGGCGCATGGGGGTCGCACGATGA
- a CDS encoding amino acid ABC transporter permease, giving the protein MSSSVLYDAPGPKARVRNRIYTVVGSLAVLGLIAFTLYRMNVKGQLEPEVWNIFNNAGVRASIRDGVLTTLKVFAVAGVLSLVLGLLLAVARLSEHKTVRWAATGFIELFRAIPLLITIYALWFLFLTYKTSLGVVGDNTAFWALVIGLTVYNGCVQAEVIRAGVNAVPRGQVEAAYALGLRKSQVMTMLLLPQAVRSMLPTMISQLVVTLKDTSLGYIITYSELLFAARTMASNIIVNGENPITAVVIVVGAIYVALCLALAALATWIERRGRRARTGIAVATATDPSVVNGTD; this is encoded by the coding sequence ATGAGTTCGAGCGTCCTGTACGACGCACCGGGCCCCAAGGCCCGGGTGCGCAACCGCATCTACACGGTCGTCGGCTCCCTGGCCGTGCTCGGCCTGATCGCGTTCACCCTCTACCGGATGAACGTCAAGGGGCAGTTGGAGCCCGAGGTCTGGAACATCTTCAACAACGCCGGCGTGCGGGCCAGCATCCGCGACGGCGTGCTCACCACGCTGAAGGTGTTCGCCGTCGCCGGCGTGCTCTCCCTGGTGCTCGGCCTGCTCCTGGCCGTCGCTCGCCTGTCCGAGCACAAGACGGTCCGCTGGGCCGCCACGGGCTTCATCGAACTGTTCCGCGCGATCCCGCTGCTGATCACGATCTACGCCCTTTGGTTCCTGTTCCTGACCTACAAGACCAGCCTCGGTGTCGTCGGCGACAACACCGCCTTCTGGGCGCTCGTCATCGGTCTGACCGTCTACAACGGCTGCGTGCAGGCCGAGGTGATACGGGCGGGCGTCAACGCCGTGCCGCGCGGACAGGTGGAAGCCGCGTACGCACTGGGGCTGCGCAAGTCGCAGGTCATGACGATGCTGCTGCTGCCGCAGGCCGTGCGCTCCATGCTGCCGACGATGATCAGCCAGCTCGTGGTGACCCTCAAGGACACCTCGCTCGGCTACATCATCACGTACAGCGAGCTGCTGTTCGCGGCGCGCACGATGGCCAGCAACATCATCGTCAACGGCGAGAACCCGATCACCGCGGTGGTCATCGTCGTCGGTGCGATCTATGTGGCGCTGTGTCTGGCCCTGGCCGCGCTCGCCACCTGGATCGAGCGGCGCGGCCGGCGTGCGAGGACCGGTATCGCGGTGGCGACCGCCACCGACCCCTCCGTCGTCAACGGGACCGACTGA
- a CDS encoding FAD-dependent monooxygenase, producing the protein MDPVIVVGAGPVGLTLSLALARQGVPSVVLDEGPGKDEQRPARTVILREDTAALMERLARTSFDKTGTRWAGWRSLRRKQVMRELAFGEQMPSPLHLAQHELTGSLREAADGERLIRIAVNSRLDSIEQESGALTAHTRGPKGTWWRGSFLVGCDGPRSTVRKLLDIRFPGRTAVERHAVAALRTELPWPGEALLHRSLPWRTSGPSGGEVVGRPLADGVWRLDWLLPPRSELVTPDILVTRIRETLAGWCGGSTPPYELLDTGVHTVHHRLARRWRVGRVFLAGDAAHLLGALGTQGLDEGLRDADNLAWKLALAWHDGPHEALLDSYQAERRAVVAGRLRAADQALPILRGGNGLRSYVAGSARGHDALLTDGHLGHGALGALGAYAESPLAPEPPEAAVDVGTAPGAPIRDVRVTAPDGSFARLRDRLGLGRLLVVLIAPGTGVWERRHWVSAGVMPRLAAAVTALPHEAELLVAESYPGAPAHSVLLVRPDGHLVTALSGVHPAQLYAAAQAALGGPVENGAKAGSAAGTS; encoded by the coding sequence GTGGACCCGGTGATCGTCGTCGGCGCCGGCCCCGTCGGGCTCACGCTCTCCCTCGCTCTCGCCCGCCAGGGCGTGCCCTCCGTAGTGCTCGACGAGGGCCCGGGCAAGGACGAACAACGGCCCGCACGGACCGTGATCCTCCGCGAGGACACCGCCGCCCTCATGGAGCGGCTCGCCCGGACGTCGTTCGACAAGACGGGCACGCGCTGGGCCGGCTGGCGTTCCCTGCGGCGCAAACAGGTGATGCGGGAGCTCGCCTTCGGTGAACAGATGCCCTCGCCCCTGCATCTGGCCCAGCACGAGCTGACCGGCTCACTGCGGGAGGCCGCCGACGGCGAGCGGCTCATCAGGATCGCCGTGAACAGCCGCCTCGACTCGATCGAGCAGGAGAGCGGCGCACTGACCGCGCACACGCGCGGGCCGAAGGGCACCTGGTGGCGCGGGAGCTTCCTGGTGGGCTGCGACGGACCGCGCTCCACGGTCCGCAAGCTGCTCGACATCCGCTTCCCCGGCCGCACGGCCGTCGAGCGACACGCCGTCGCCGCGCTGCGCACGGAACTTCCGTGGCCCGGCGAGGCGTTGCTCCATCGGAGCCTTCCCTGGCGGACGTCGGGCCCGTCCGGCGGGGAGGTCGTCGGCCGCCCCCTCGCCGACGGCGTCTGGCGCCTCGACTGGCTGCTGCCGCCCCGCAGCGAGCTGGTCACGCCCGACATCCTGGTGACCCGCATCCGGGAGACGCTGGCCGGCTGGTGCGGTGGCTCGACACCGCCGTACGAGCTGCTGGACACGGGGGTGCACACGGTTCACCACCGCCTGGCCCGGCGGTGGCGGGTCGGCCGGGTTTTCCTCGCCGGTGACGCGGCGCACCTGCTCGGCGCGCTCGGCACCCAGGGCCTCGACGAGGGCCTGCGGGACGCGGACAACCTCGCCTGGAAGCTGGCCCTCGCCTGGCACGACGGCCCGCACGAGGCGCTGCTCGACAGCTATCAGGCCGAGCGCCGAGCCGTCGTCGCGGGCCGGCTGCGCGCCGCCGACCAAGCGCTGCCGATACTGCGGGGCGGCAATGGGCTGCGCTCGTACGTCGCCGGATCAGCGCGCGGCCATGACGCGCTGCTCACGGACGGTCATCTGGGGCACGGGGCGCTGGGCGCTCTGGGGGCGTATGCCGAGTCGCCTCTCGCGCCGGAGCCCCCGGAAGCCGCGGTCGACGTGGGTACGGCTCCGGGCGCGCCCATCCGGGACGTGCGGGTCACGGCGCCCGACGGGTCCTTCGCCCGGCTGCGGGACCGGCTCGGCCTCGGGCGCCTGCTCGTCGTTCTGATCGCGCCCGGCACTGGCGTGTGGGAGCGGCGGCACTGGGTCTCGGCCGGGGTCATGCCACGGCTCGCGGCCGCCGTCACGGCGCTGCCGCACGAGGCGGAGCTGCTCGTTGCGGAGAGTTACCCGGGCGCCCCGGCGCACTCCGTGCTGCTTGTACGCCCGGACGGCCACCTGGTCACGGCCCTGAGCGGGGTGCATCCCGCTCAGCTGTACGCGGCCGCGCAAGCCGCGCTCGGGGGGCCCGTGGAGAACGGCGCGAAGGCCGGGAGCGCCGCCGGAACGAGTTGA
- a CDS encoding cysteine dioxygenase has protein sequence MSASPSPSLATAAPTQRDLLDFVRRTAEDHELIASLPLDPEGRTWVRLEGPGGSEAWLIGWPPGTGTGWHDHAESVGAFLTASGELKENSLAARLPADGWKTLELSEDVDRERTLAAGKGRSFGQHHVHEVLNESTSEHAISVHAYYPPLPQIRRYSRAGAVLRLETVERPEDWQ, from the coding sequence GTGTCTGCCTCACCCTCCCCTTCCCTGGCGACCGCCGCGCCCACGCAGCGTGACCTCCTCGACTTCGTACGCCGTACCGCCGAGGACCACGAACTCATCGCCTCGCTCCCCCTGGACCCCGAGGGCCGCACGTGGGTGCGGCTCGAAGGGCCCGGCGGCAGCGAGGCATGGCTCATCGGCTGGCCGCCCGGCACGGGCACCGGCTGGCACGACCACGCCGAATCCGTCGGCGCCTTCCTCACGGCGTCGGGCGAACTCAAGGAGAACTCACTCGCGGCCCGGCTGCCCGCCGACGGCTGGAAGACGCTTGAGCTGTCCGAAGACGTGGACCGCGAACGGACGCTGGCCGCGGGCAAGGGCAGGTCCTTCGGACAGCACCATGTGCACGAGGTCCTCAACGAGTCCACCAGCGAGCACGCGATCTCCGTGCACGCCTACTACCCGCCACTCCCCCAGATCCGCCGCTACAGCCGCGCGGGCGCGGTGCTGCGGCTCGAGACGGTGGAGCGGCCGGAGGACTGGCAGTGA
- a CDS encoding rhodanese-like domain-containing protein, whose product MTNGVSGGVGGAGGLSGSRSERPQGIDELLDRVRLGLDRVEAGEAHAAATAGDALLVDIRYAALRERDGLIPGALVVERNELEWRLDPQGSHRAVEATSHDLRVVVVCNEGYASSLAAVSLRQLGLHRATDLVGGFQAWKAAGLPVAE is encoded by the coding sequence ATGACAAATGGGGTGAGTGGCGGCGTGGGTGGCGCGGGTGGCTTGAGCGGCTCGCGAAGTGAACGGCCTCAGGGAATCGACGAGTTGCTCGATCGGGTGCGCCTCGGTCTGGACCGGGTCGAGGCCGGTGAGGCGCACGCGGCCGCCACGGCGGGCGACGCGCTCCTCGTCGACATCCGGTACGCGGCGCTGCGGGAGCGGGACGGGCTGATCCCCGGGGCGCTCGTGGTGGAGCGCAACGAACTGGAGTGGCGGCTCGACCCCCAGGGCAGCCATCGCGCAGTCGAGGCGACGAGCCACGATCTGCGCGTCGTGGTCGTGTGCAACGAGGGATACGCGTCGAGCCTCGCCGCCGTCTCCCTGCGGCAGCTGGGGCTGCACCGGGCCACCGATCTGGTGGGCGGCTTCCAGGCGTGGAAGGCGGCGGGGCTGCCGGTGGCCGAGTGA